In Mycolicibacterium alvei, a single window of DNA contains:
- a CDS encoding SDR family NAD(P)-dependent oxidoreductase codes for METPLQGRRVLVTGGATGIGAAAIEVLTQAGADVVGTYHRTPPPESSSATWVQCDVRDASAVDAMVASAVNTMGGLDVLVHAAGLWQPGVPGQISAADIDHLVDINLKATIFTNQAAYAAMRATGGRIINFGSAEAVMGSPMSAVYAATKGAVQAWTRSAAKTWAADRVTVVALAPAVQTPGAQRLRDFLGPEIAEIVDQQMKMTIPIGGALGDPAADLGPVLVFLAGSGSGFITGQLIPVDGGLLMLGG; via the coding sequence ATGGAAACACCGCTGCAGGGTCGACGCGTACTGGTCACGGGTGGGGCCACCGGAATCGGGGCCGCCGCGATCGAGGTGCTGACGCAGGCCGGCGCCGACGTGGTGGGCACCTATCACCGCACGCCGCCGCCGGAGTCCTCGTCGGCGACCTGGGTGCAGTGCGACGTGCGTGACGCCTCCGCGGTGGATGCAATGGTCGCCTCTGCGGTCAACACCATGGGGGGCCTGGACGTGCTGGTACACGCGGCCGGTCTGTGGCAGCCCGGTGTTCCGGGCCAGATCTCCGCTGCCGACATCGACCACCTCGTCGACATCAATCTCAAGGCCACGATCTTCACGAACCAGGCCGCGTACGCCGCCATGCGTGCGACCGGCGGCCGGATCATCAACTTCGGATCGGCCGAGGCCGTGATGGGCAGTCCGATGTCGGCGGTCTATGCCGCGACCAAGGGTGCGGTGCAGGCCTGGACCCGATCGGCCGCCAAGACCTGGGCTGCCGACCGGGTCACTGTGGTGGCACTCGCGCCGGCCGTCCAGACCCCGGGTGCGCAACGCCTGCGGGACTTCCTCGGGCCCGAGATCGCCGAGATCGTCGACCAGCAGATGAAGATGACGATTCCGATCGGCGGGGCGCTGGGTGATCCGGCTGCGGATCTGGGGCCGGTACTGGTGTTCCTGGCCGGGTCGGGGTCGGGATTCATCACCGGTCAACTGATCCCCGTCGATGGTGGGCTGTTGATGCTCGGCGGGTAG
- a CDS encoding cytochrome P450 → MTGAEGIQVSTQQVVPSDDVYYDPYDLDINRDPYPTFRRLRDEAPLYYNERHDFYAVSRHEDVAKGLSDRNTFKSSRGNILELIKSGMEMPPGLVIYEDAPTHTIHRKLVSKMFTPKTVASLEPKIRAFSAACLDPLVGTDRFDLIAEFAAQMPMRVIGMLLGIPEEDQEQIRDRSDANLRVAPGKAMKFKQDTLVRGGVFADYLDWRVDNPSDDIMSELLHLEFEDETGTQRRLTRDEILAYVQVVAGAGNETTTRLIGWTAKVLAEYPDQRRELVEDRSLIPNAVEEILRFETPAPHIGRFVALDTEFHGQAVPAGSAILFVAGAANRDDRVYADPDRFDIHRKVASPLTFGMGAHFCLGAALTRLEGRIALEEMLTRFPEWDVDLAAANLSPTSTVRGWEQLPLLIS, encoded by the coding sequence GTGACCGGTGCAGAAGGGATTCAGGTGTCCACACAACAGGTAGTGCCCTCCGACGACGTGTATTACGACCCATACGACCTCGACATCAACCGCGACCCGTATCCGACCTTTCGCAGGCTTCGGGATGAGGCGCCGCTCTACTACAACGAGCGGCATGACTTCTATGCGGTGAGCCGCCACGAAGACGTAGCGAAAGGGCTGTCGGACCGCAACACGTTCAAGTCGAGCCGCGGCAACATCCTCGAACTGATCAAGTCGGGCATGGAGATGCCGCCAGGGCTGGTCATTTACGAGGATGCGCCCACCCACACAATCCACCGCAAGCTGGTGTCGAAGATGTTCACGCCGAAGACGGTGGCGTCGCTGGAGCCGAAGATTCGGGCGTTCTCGGCGGCCTGCCTGGACCCGCTGGTGGGCACTGACCGGTTCGACCTCATCGCCGAATTCGCTGCTCAGATGCCGATGCGGGTCATCGGCATGCTGCTCGGTATCCCCGAGGAGGATCAAGAGCAGATTCGCGACCGCAGCGATGCGAACCTGCGGGTGGCCCCCGGCAAGGCGATGAAGTTCAAGCAGGACACCCTGGTTCGGGGCGGGGTGTTCGCCGACTACCTCGACTGGCGGGTGGACAACCCGTCCGACGACATCATGAGCGAGTTGCTGCACCTTGAGTTCGAGGACGAGACCGGCACCCAGCGGCGATTGACCCGCGATGAAATCCTGGCCTACGTCCAGGTCGTCGCCGGCGCGGGTAATGAAACCACCACGCGGCTGATCGGCTGGACGGCCAAGGTGCTGGCCGAATACCCCGATCAGCGTCGCGAACTCGTCGAGGACCGTTCGTTGATCCCGAATGCCGTCGAGGAGATCCTGCGTTTTGAGACACCTGCTCCGCATATCGGCCGATTCGTCGCGCTGGACACGGAGTTTCACGGTCAGGCTGTTCCAGCCGGCAGCGCGATTCTGTTCGTGGCGGGCGCCGCCAATCGCGACGACCGGGTCTACGCAGACCCCGACCGCTTCGACATCCACCGCAAGGTCGCTTCGCCGCTCACCTTCGGGATGGGCGCGCATTTCTGCCTCGGTGCGGCACTGACCCGACTCGAAGGGCGTATCGCGCTCGAGGAGATGCTGACCCGCTTCCCGGAATGGGACGTCGACCTCGCGGCCGCAAATCTATCTCCCACATCCACCGTCAGGGGCTGGGAGCAGCTACCGTTACTCATTTCATGA
- a CDS encoding phosphotransferase family protein, which produces MDDAGLAGKGEPLEARFLSGGTQNVIYEIRRGEHSCVLRMPPAGAPPDRDKGILREWRIIEALDGTDVPHTAAVGVCADPQVLGRPFYLMGFVDGWSPMDTHGRWPEPFNTDMSTRPGLSYQLAEGIALLSKVDWQAKGLGDLGRPDGFHERQVSRWIGFLERIKNRELPGLEVATDWLRAHKPLDFIPGLMHGDYQFANVMYRHGAPATMAAIVDWEMGTVGDPKLDLGWMVQSWPSDTDNPALSEMGYVDMRGMPSRDDVVAHYAKVSGRQVDDLDYYLVLAKWKLAIVLEQGFQRAGDDEKLLAFGPVVTELMQSAADLAESTDYR; this is translated from the coding sequence ATGGACGACGCCGGACTGGCGGGCAAGGGCGAGCCGTTGGAGGCCCGCTTCCTGTCCGGCGGAACCCAGAACGTCATCTACGAGATCCGCCGTGGCGAGCATTCCTGTGTTCTGCGGATGCCGCCGGCGGGCGCACCACCGGACCGGGACAAGGGCATCCTGCGGGAATGGCGGATCATCGAGGCGCTCGACGGAACCGACGTCCCGCACACCGCCGCGGTCGGGGTGTGCGCCGACCCGCAGGTGCTCGGCCGGCCGTTCTATCTGATGGGATTCGTCGACGGTTGGTCCCCGATGGACACCCACGGCCGCTGGCCAGAGCCGTTCAACACCGATATGAGCACCCGTCCAGGTTTGAGTTATCAACTGGCAGAGGGAATTGCGCTGCTGTCCAAGGTCGACTGGCAGGCAAAAGGGCTGGGTGATCTCGGTCGGCCCGACGGCTTCCACGAACGCCAGGTCTCTCGCTGGATCGGATTCCTCGAACGGATCAAGAACCGTGAGTTGCCCGGGCTTGAGGTGGCCACGGACTGGCTACGTGCCCACAAGCCACTCGATTTCATTCCGGGCCTGATGCACGGGGACTACCAGTTCGCCAACGTGATGTACCGACACGGCGCCCCGGCCACGATGGCCGCAATCGTGGACTGGGAGATGGGTACCGTCGGGGATCCGAAACTGGACCTGGGCTGGATGGTGCAGAGCTGGCCTTCCGACACGGACAACCCGGCACTATCGGAGATGGGTTACGTCGACATGCGCGGGATGCCGTCGCGTGACGACGTCGTGGCGCACTACGCCAAGGTGTCCGGACGTCAGGTCGACGACCTCGATTACTACCTGGTGCTCGCCAAGTGGAAGCTGGCGATCGTGCTGGAGCAGGGCTTTCAGCGGGCCGGCGACGACGAGAAGTTGCTGGCGTTCGGTCCGGTGGTCACCGAACTGATGCAGTCCGCCGCTGACCTCGCCGAATCCACCGATTACCGGTGA
- a CDS encoding NADPH:quinone oxidoreductase family protein, with protein sequence MKAAVCPEYGPPEVVRIEELPTPLLASGQVRVQVGAAAVNFPDVLLVAGQYQIAVPVPFIPGSEFAGVVTEVASDTDGFTVGDRVTGTGLFGAFAEQVCVPPAGLARIPDGVDERVAAAFGVAHRTAHHTLRSAARVEPGDDVIVLGAGGGVGLAAVQLATALGARVTAVASSDEKLSTAAQYGSASLINHTRGDLRAALREALPDGAHAVLDPVGGDLSEPALRTLRRGGRFVTIGYASGVIPRIPLNLVLVKGIQVLGFQFQDIAPDEFTRNEAELGELLATGKVKPHIGAVYPLAETTGALREVASGKAVGKVVIQVR encoded by the coding sequence GTGAAGGCCGCCGTCTGCCCCGAATACGGCCCACCTGAGGTGGTCCGCATCGAGGAACTCCCCACTCCCCTGCTCGCTTCCGGCCAGGTTCGGGTTCAGGTCGGTGCAGCCGCGGTCAACTTTCCCGACGTGCTGCTCGTCGCCGGCCAGTACCAGATCGCGGTGCCGGTGCCGTTCATCCCAGGCAGCGAGTTCGCCGGGGTGGTGACCGAAGTGGCCAGTGACACTGATGGTTTCACCGTGGGCGACCGGGTGACCGGCACCGGATTGTTCGGTGCGTTCGCCGAACAGGTATGCGTTCCTCCCGCCGGGCTGGCCCGGATACCCGACGGGGTGGACGAACGCGTTGCGGCCGCGTTCGGAGTCGCGCACCGCACCGCGCATCACACGCTGCGCTCGGCGGCACGGGTCGAACCCGGCGACGACGTGATCGTGCTCGGCGCCGGCGGCGGCGTCGGTTTGGCAGCGGTCCAGCTCGCGACGGCGCTGGGCGCCCGCGTGACCGCAGTGGCCTCCTCTGATGAAAAGCTCTCCACCGCAGCACAATACGGTTCGGCTTCGCTGATCAACCACACTCGGGGCGACCTGCGTGCAGCCCTACGGGAGGCGCTGCCCGACGGCGCCCACGCGGTCCTCGATCCAGTCGGCGGGGACCTGTCGGAGCCCGCGTTGCGGACACTGCGCCGCGGCGGCCGGTTCGTGACGATCGGCTACGCCTCGGGCGTCATCCCCCGTATCCCGCTGAACCTGGTGCTGGTCAAAGGGATTCAGGTGCTGGGCTTTCAATTCCAGGACATCGCCCCGGACGAGTTCACCCGCAACGAGGCCGAACTGGGAGAGCTATTGGCCACCGGAAAGGTGAAGCCGCACATCGGCGCGGTCTATCCGCTGGCGGAGACCACCGGTGCGCTACGCGAAGTCGCCTCCGGGAAAGCGGTGGGGAAAGTGGTCATTCAGGTGCGCTAG
- a CDS encoding acyl-CoA dehydrogenase family protein: MAWDFETDPQYQELLDWADEFVTEQIEPLDLAWPHLQFTQLEGKRREAIDPLKAQVREKGLWATHLGPELGGQGYGQLKLALLNEILGRSQWAPIVFGCQAPDTGNAEIIAHYGTEEQKKQYLHPLLEGELFSCYSMTEPHAGADPTLFTTSAVRDGDDWVINGWKFFSSNAATASFLIVMVVTNPEVSAYQGMSMFLVPTDTPGVKIVRNVGLYGEPDNEGSHALIHYDNVRVPAEALLGGEGQAFVIAQTRLGGGRIHHAMRTIGLAQKALDMMCERALSRETQGSRLSDKQFVQGYIADSYTQLLQFRLMVLYTAWEIDKYNDYKKVRKDIAAVKVAMPTVLHDIAWRAMQIHGALGVTNEMPFLGMVTGAAVMGLADGPTEVHKTTVARQVLRNYQPTTDTWPTEWIPRKREAAKAKFAEFLEAEVGNL; the protein is encoded by the coding sequence ATGGCGTGGGATTTCGAGACCGACCCGCAGTACCAGGAATTGCTGGACTGGGCCGACGAATTCGTGACCGAACAGATCGAGCCACTCGATCTGGCCTGGCCGCACCTGCAATTCACCCAACTGGAGGGCAAGCGCCGGGAGGCGATCGACCCGCTCAAGGCACAGGTGCGCGAAAAGGGTTTGTGGGCCACCCATCTAGGCCCCGAACTGGGCGGGCAGGGATACGGACAGCTCAAGCTGGCGCTGCTCAACGAGATCCTGGGCCGCTCGCAATGGGCCCCGATCGTGTTCGGCTGTCAGGCGCCCGACACCGGAAATGCCGAGATCATCGCGCACTACGGCACCGAGGAGCAGAAGAAGCAGTACCTGCATCCACTGCTCGAGGGTGAGCTGTTCTCCTGCTACTCAATGACCGAACCGCATGCGGGGGCGGACCCGACACTGTTCACCACCAGCGCGGTACGCGACGGGGACGACTGGGTTATTAATGGCTGGAAGTTCTTCTCCTCCAACGCCGCAACAGCGTCGTTCCTGATCGTCATGGTGGTCACCAATCCTGAGGTCAGTGCCTATCAGGGTATGTCGATGTTCCTGGTGCCCACCGACACTCCTGGCGTCAAGATCGTCCGCAACGTCGGACTGTACGGCGAACCCGACAACGAGGGCAGCCATGCGTTGATCCACTACGACAACGTCCGGGTCCCCGCTGAAGCCCTCCTGGGCGGCGAGGGACAGGCCTTCGTGATCGCGCAAACCCGGTTGGGTGGCGGCCGGATCCACCACGCGATGCGCACGATCGGCCTGGCTCAGAAGGCGCTGGACATGATGTGCGAACGCGCGCTGAGCCGAGAGACCCAGGGCAGTCGCCTGTCGGACAAGCAGTTCGTCCAGGGGTACATTGCCGACTCCTATACCCAGTTGCTGCAGTTCCGGCTGATGGTGCTCTATACCGCGTGGGAGATCGACAAATACAACGACTACAAGAAGGTCCGCAAGGATATCGCCGCGGTCAAGGTCGCGATGCCCACCGTGCTGCACGACATCGCCTGGCGCGCAATGCAGATCCACGGCGCGCTCGGCGTCACCAACGAGATGCCCTTCCTCGGCATGGTCACCGGTGCCGCGGTGATGGGCCTGGCCGACGGCCCGACCGAGGTGCACAAGACCACGGTGGCCCGGCAGGTGTTGCGCAACTACCAGCCGACCACCGACACCTGGCCCACCGAGTGGATCCCCCGCAAGCGGGAAGCCGCGAAGGCGAAGTTCGCCGAGTTCCTGGAGGCTGAGGTAGGCAACCTGTGA
- a CDS encoding TetR/AcrR family transcriptional regulator has translation MARTAAESRTDGGQRRASYQRARSTKTKRDLVQAAMALWRTNGYAKTTVADICRAAGVSRALFYFYFPAKEDVLFEVGLTSTRLAQKRVKSLLAGEYDMMAVVTEALRSLERSMARNPPDLIVETILEGYRHEHRILAGDVDPDTQDADMFGELFARAQADGKLGKHVDVTHLSRLAQILVSEGVRHWAGGSFGDRSFTKLVARDIDAMITGFNTIPNK, from the coding sequence ATGGCCAGGACGGCAGCGGAATCGAGGACTGACGGTGGTCAGCGTCGCGCCTCCTACCAACGCGCAAGGTCTACCAAGACCAAACGCGATCTGGTCCAGGCCGCAATGGCGCTCTGGCGCACGAACGGCTATGCCAAGACCACCGTCGCCGACATCTGCCGGGCGGCCGGGGTGTCCCGGGCGTTGTTCTACTTCTATTTCCCGGCCAAGGAGGATGTGCTGTTCGAGGTGGGCCTGACCTCCACCCGACTGGCGCAAAAGCGGGTGAAATCGTTGCTGGCCGGTGAGTACGACATGATGGCCGTCGTTACCGAAGCACTGCGCAGCCTGGAACGGTCGATGGCACGCAATCCACCCGATCTGATCGTCGAGACGATCCTGGAGGGGTACCGACACGAACACCGGATCCTGGCCGGCGACGTCGATCCGGACACACAGGACGCCGACATGTTCGGCGAATTGTTCGCCCGGGCCCAGGCTGACGGCAAGCTCGGTAAGCACGTCGATGTGACCCACCTGTCCCGGTTGGCCCAGATCCTGGTCAGCGAGGGCGTCCGGCACTGGGCCGGCGGCAGTTTCGGCGACCGCTCGTTCACCAAGCTCGTCGCACGCGATATCGACGCGATGATCACCGGCTTCAACACCATTCCCAACAAATAG
- a CDS encoding SDR family oxidoreductase produces the protein MQDQKVVFITGAGSGIGRSAAEAFARRGYAVALADVDEEAGAKVEAELSHWGACTFVPCDVTDDGSVADAVGRTVALYGRLDAAFNSAGVDGEHGKLTAEGSMANWNRVIAVDLTGTWSCMRHQIPPIIEAGGGAIVNCASVAGLRAAPTVSAYTAAKHGVVGLTRVAAREYASQGLRINAICPGTVDTPMFRESMSPAVIENLLNAAPIGRLAEASEIADIALWLCDDAPGYLTGQAIAVDGGMGA, from the coding sequence GTGCAAGATCAGAAGGTTGTTTTCATCACCGGTGCGGGTTCGGGCATCGGGCGCTCCGCAGCCGAGGCATTCGCCCGCCGTGGCTACGCGGTAGCGCTCGCCGATGTCGACGAGGAGGCCGGAGCCAAGGTCGAAGCGGAGCTGAGTCATTGGGGTGCTTGTACGTTCGTGCCGTGTGACGTGACCGACGATGGGAGCGTCGCGGACGCGGTGGGCCGTACGGTCGCGCTGTACGGTCGCCTCGACGCGGCATTCAACTCGGCCGGCGTCGACGGCGAGCATGGCAAACTGACGGCCGAGGGCTCGATGGCGAACTGGAACCGGGTGATCGCCGTCGACCTCACCGGTACCTGGTCGTGCATGCGACATCAGATCCCCCCGATCATCGAGGCGGGCGGCGGAGCGATCGTCAACTGCGCGTCGGTAGCAGGGTTGCGGGCCGCACCCACCGTGTCGGCCTATACCGCCGCCAAGCACGGTGTGGTCGGGTTGACCAGGGTGGCTGCGCGGGAGTACGCGAGTCAGGGTCTGCGGATCAACGCGATCTGTCCCGGCACCGTCGACACCCCGATGTTCCGCGAGTCGATGTCGCCCGCAGTGATCGAAAACCTGCTCAACGCAGCACCTATCGGCCGTCTCGCCGAGGCCAGCGAGATCGCCGATATCGCACTGTGGTTGTGCGATGACGCTCCCGGCTATCTGACCGGCCAGGCCATCGCGGTGGATGGGGGTATGGGAGCGTGA
- a CDS encoding limonene-1,2-epoxide hydrolase family protein, translating to MTAEEIVRAEIAAWGRNDVDEVMSHFAEDATFDIGPDWPKLSGHEAIREMMKVFFAGGNCVDLKVLYLAVDGDVVLMERTDYWLVEGKQMSWPVMGAYEVKDGKITAWREYFYPPKDLGVDGASAPE from the coding sequence ATGACCGCTGAGGAAATCGTGCGTGCCGAGATCGCTGCGTGGGGTCGCAACGACGTCGACGAGGTGATGAGCCACTTCGCCGAAGACGCCACCTTCGACATCGGGCCGGACTGGCCGAAGCTCTCCGGGCACGAGGCGATCCGCGAGATGATGAAGGTGTTCTTCGCCGGCGGGAACTGTGTCGACCTCAAAGTCCTGTACCTGGCCGTCGACGGTGATGTGGTGCTGATGGAGCGTACCGATTACTGGCTCGTGGAAGGTAAGCAGATGAGCTGGCCGGTGATGGGCGCTTACGAGGTGAAAGACGGGAAGATCACGGCCTGGCGGGAGTACTTCTACCCACCCAAGGATCTTGGGGTGGACGGTGCTAGCGCACCTGAATGA